A single region of the Azospirillum fermentarium genome encodes:
- a CDS encoding Nramp family divalent metal transporter codes for MFDAAVAPILAAARRVGLPVTATAPFCPSEVNGTVVTPRGATFWQRVRLSLGPGLLVAVGYMDPGNWTTNLQGGARLGGGLAAVVVLSGLVAIGFQLLAARLGIAAGTDLAVTIRRRWGRAVSLPLWLAMEAAIIATDVAEVLGAAVALQILFRLPLAAGVIVTSLDVFLVLGLKGAGFRRVEAIILGLIAMIMGALAVNLALIGGPWGETLEQASHPLDALQAPQGVFLALGIVGATLMPHNLFLHSSVVGTRRDEGGDTARTARWAAADTVVTLGLAVFVNLGLLALAAAAFHANGIGDIAGLQEATHTIAGGEAGGGTAARVAATLFALGLLASGLSSTFTGTIVGQVVMEGFLELKIPCWLRRVVTRGLALVPALAGILWLGEGGVGDLLEGSQVILALLLPAALAPLILVSGDRGVMGRLAAPRWVLAVAWMLFAGLLAANGVLMAAGG; via the coding sequence ATGTTTGACGCTGCCGTCGCCCCCATCCTTGCCGCCGCCCGCCGTGTCGGGCTTCCCGTCACGGCGACCGCGCCCTTCTGCCCCAGCGAGGTGAACGGCACGGTGGTCACCCCCCGCGGGGCCACCTTCTGGCAGCGGGTGCGGCTGTCGCTCGGCCCCGGCCTGCTGGTGGCGGTGGGCTATATGGACCCCGGCAACTGGACCACCAACCTGCAGGGCGGCGCCCGGCTGGGCGGCGGGCTGGCCGCGGTGGTGGTGCTCTCCGGCCTCGTCGCCATCGGCTTCCAGCTCCTGGCCGCCCGGCTGGGCATCGCCGCCGGCACCGATCTGGCGGTCACCATCCGCCGCCGGTGGGGGCGGGCCGTGTCCCTGCCGCTGTGGCTGGCCATGGAGGCCGCCATCATCGCCACCGACGTGGCCGAGGTGCTGGGGGCGGCGGTGGCGCTTCAGATCCTGTTCCGGCTGCCGCTGGCCGCGGGGGTGATCGTCACCAGCCTGGACGTCTTCCTCGTGCTGGGTTTGAAGGGCGCCGGCTTCCGCCGGGTGGAGGCGATCATCCTGGGGCTGATCGCCATGATCATGGGGGCGCTGGCGGTCAATCTGGCCCTCATCGGCGGGCCGTGGGGGGAGACGCTGGAACAGGCGTCCCACCCGCTGGACGCGCTGCAGGCGCCGCAGGGCGTGTTCCTGGCGCTGGGCATCGTCGGGGCGACGCTGATGCCCCACAACCTGTTCCTCCATTCCTCCGTCGTCGGCACCCGGCGGGACGAGGGGGGCGACACCGCGCGCACCGCCCGCTGGGCCGCCGCCGACACGGTGGTGACGCTGGGGCTGGCGGTGTTCGTCAACCTGGGCCTGCTGGCGCTCGCTGCCGCCGCCTTCCACGCCAACGGCATCGGCGACATCGCCGGGCTTCAGGAGGCCACCCACACCATCGCGGGCGGGGAGGCCGGCGGCGGCACCGCTGCCCGTGTCGCGGCCACCCTGTTCGCCCTGGGGCTGCTGGCCTCGGGCCTCAGTTCCACCTTCACCGGCACCATCGTCGGGCAGGTGGTGATGGAAGGTTTCCTGGAACTGAAGATCCCCTGCTGGCTACGCCGGGTGGTCACCCGCGGGCTGGCGCTGGTGCCGGCGCTGGCCGGCATCCTGTGGCTGGGGGAGGGGGGCGTGGGCGACCTGCTGGAAGGGTCGCAGGTGATCCTGGCCCTGCTGCTGCCGGCGGCCCTGGCGCCGCTGATCCTGGTCAGCGGCGACCGGGGCGTGATGGGCCGGCTGGCCGCCCCCCGCTGGGTGCTGGCCGTGGCGTGGATGCTGTTCGCCGGCCTTCTGGCCGCCAACGGGGTGCTGATGGCCGCGGGCGGCTGA
- the chrA gene encoding chromate efflux transporter, which yields MTGYNRVPLGDFIRTWARVAGLSFGGPVGQIAVMHRILVDEKRWVGESRFLHALNCCMILPGPEAQQMATYIGWLLRGPVGGLIAGGLFVLPGFIAIMALSWIYALHGGAGPVQALFVGLKAAVLAVVVDAVIRIGRRALTGWWKRALAAAAFAGLFVYDLPFPLIVAAAGLVGLGLAWMGARGIGNGLGHGGDGAAGGLADADSLIGADTPDHARPSHAWTRRVLLVGLPLWLVPVAGLVLALGPQNVFAAVAVFFSKMAVVTFGGAYAVLAYVAQQAVDHYGWLQPGEMLDGLGMAETTPGPLIMVLQFVGFMAGFRDPGGLSPLWAGTLAGCLATWVTFVPCFLWIFLGGPYAEALRHSRALWGALSAITAAVVGVVLNLALWFALHTLFTRLDPVAVLGGRVDVPDVGSVNGPAAVLTAVALVLTFGFRLGTVPVLAVCAGLGMAWHGVAG from the coding sequence ATGACAGGATATAACCGCGTCCCGCTTGGGGATTTCATCCGTACCTGGGCACGGGTGGCGGGGTTGAGTTTCGGCGGGCCGGTGGGCCAGATCGCCGTCATGCACCGGATCCTTGTGGACGAGAAACGCTGGGTGGGGGAATCGCGGTTTCTCCACGCGCTCAACTGCTGCATGATCCTGCCGGGGCCGGAGGCGCAGCAGATGGCCACATACATCGGCTGGCTGCTGCGCGGGCCGGTGGGCGGGCTGATTGCCGGGGGGCTGTTCGTCCTGCCGGGCTTCATTGCCATCATGGCGCTGAGCTGGATCTACGCCCTCCACGGCGGGGCGGGACCGGTGCAGGCGCTGTTCGTCGGGCTGAAGGCGGCGGTGCTGGCGGTGGTGGTGGATGCGGTGATCCGCATCGGGCGGCGGGCCTTGACCGGGTGGTGGAAACGCGCCCTGGCCGCTGCGGCCTTTGCCGGGCTGTTCGTCTATGACCTGCCCTTTCCCCTGATCGTGGCCGCCGCCGGGCTGGTGGGGCTGGGGCTGGCGTGGATGGGGGCGCGGGGGATCGGCAACGGGCTGGGCCACGGGGGTGACGGAGCCGCCGGGGGCCTGGCCGATGCCGACAGCCTGATCGGGGCGGACACCCCGGACCATGCCCGGCCATCGCACGCCTGGACCCGGCGGGTGCTGCTGGTGGGGCTGCCGCTGTGGCTGGTGCCGGTGGCGGGGCTGGTGCTGGCGCTGGGGCCGCAGAACGTGTTCGCCGCGGTGGCGGTGTTCTTTTCCAAGATGGCGGTGGTGACCTTCGGCGGGGCGTACGCCGTGCTGGCCTATGTGGCGCAGCAGGCGGTGGATCATTACGGCTGGCTCCAGCCGGGGGAGATGCTGGACGGGCTGGGCATGGCCGAGACCACGCCGGGGCCGCTGATCATGGTGCTGCAGTTCGTGGGCTTCATGGCCGGGTTCCGCGATCCGGGCGGGCTGTCGCCGCTGTGGGCCGGGACGCTGGCCGGGTGTCTGGCGACCTGGGTCACCTTCGTCCCCTGCTTCCTGTGGATCTTCCTGGGCGGGCCGTACGCGGAGGCTCTGCGGCACAGCCGGGCGCTGTGGGGGGCGCTGTCGGCCATCACCGCGGCGGTGGTGGGGGTGGTGCTCAATCTGGCGCTGTGGTTCGCGCTCCACACCCTGTTCACCCGCCTGGACCCGGTGGCGGTGCTGGGCGGGCGGGTGGACGTGCCGGATGTGGGCAGCGTCAACGGCCCGGCGGCGGTGCTGACCGCGGTGGCGCTGGTGCTGACCTTCGGCTTCCGGCTGGGCACGGTGCCGGTGCTGGCGGTGTGCGCCGGGCTGGGCATGGCGTGGCACGGGGTGGCGGGTTAG
- a CDS encoding IS5 family transposase, which produces MRGSDERSEGLFSYVSCEARVPANHPLRAIRAIVDEALEVMSPAFEGLYSKIGRPSIAPEKLLRALLLQAFYSVRSERQLMEQLDYNLLFRWFVGLSMDAPVWDVTVFTKNRERLLAGDVAATFLATVLDQPRVKALLSDEHFSVDGTLIEAWASVKSFRPKDGSGEPPGPGRNGERDFHGEKRSNETHASTTDPEARLYRKGNGQPAKLAFMGHALMENRHALVVDVRLTAATGLAEREAAVSMVEAISGCHRITLGADKAYDTKDFVANMRRLGATPHVAQNTSNRRSAIDGRTTRHPGYAVSLRIRKRIEEVFGWIKGAGLRKTRHRGTARVGWMFTLTAAAYNLIRLPKLLTTA; this is translated from the coding sequence ATGCGGGGTTCGGACGAACGCAGCGAGGGTCTGTTCAGCTACGTGAGCTGTGAGGCTCGGGTTCCGGCCAACCACCCGTTGCGGGCGATCCGGGCCATCGTGGATGAAGCGCTGGAGGTGATGTCGCCAGCCTTCGAGGGTCTGTACTCGAAGATCGGGCGGCCGTCGATCGCACCGGAGAAGCTGCTGCGGGCGCTGCTGCTCCAGGCCTTCTACTCGGTGCGCTCGGAACGCCAGTTGATGGAGCAGCTTGATTACAACCTGCTGTTCCGCTGGTTCGTCGGGCTGTCGATGGACGCCCCGGTGTGGGACGTGACGGTCTTCACCAAGAACCGTGAGCGTTTGCTGGCGGGGGATGTGGCGGCCACGTTCCTGGCCACCGTGCTGGATCAGCCGCGGGTCAAGGCGCTGCTGTCGGACGAGCACTTCTCGGTGGACGGCACGCTGATCGAGGCGTGGGCCAGCGTGAAGAGCTTCCGGCCCAAAGATGGCAGCGGTGAGCCGCCGGGGCCGGGCCGCAACGGCGAGCGCGACTTTCACGGTGAGAAACGGTCCAACGAAACGCATGCCTCCACAACCGATCCCGAGGCGCGTCTCTACCGCAAGGGCAACGGGCAGCCGGCGAAGCTGGCCTTCATGGGCCACGCGCTGATGGAGAACCGCCATGCTCTGGTGGTGGATGTCCGGCTGACGGCGGCTACGGGCTTGGCCGAACGCGAGGCGGCGGTGTCGATGGTCGAGGCCATCTCCGGCTGCCACCGCATCACGCTGGGCGCCGACAAGGCTTACGACACCAAGGATTTCGTGGCGAACATGCGCCGCCTGGGCGCCACCCCGCACGTTGCCCAGAACACCAGCAACCGCCGCTCAGCCATTGATGGCCGGACCACCCGTCACCCCGGCTATGCCGTGTCCTTGCGCATCCGCAAGCGGATCGAGGAGGTCTTCGGCTGGATCAAGGGGGCGGGGCTGCGCAAGACCCGTCACCGCGGCACCGCCCGCGTCGGTTGGATGTTCACGCTGACTGCCGCCGCCTATAACCTGATCCGTCTGCCCAAGCTGCTGACAACGGCATAA
- the pqqD gene encoding pyrroloquinoline quinone biosynthesis peptide chaperone PqqD: protein MTDSPTPTISEDSRVRLAPGVMLRHDRARDEWMLLAPERVLVLDETALAVVRATTARDAGTVGEAITRLAADYEAPRADIAADVLEMLNDLLAKGYVVP from the coding sequence ATGACGGACTCCCCCACCCCCACCATTTCCGAAGACAGCCGCGTGCGGCTGGCACCCGGCGTGATGCTGCGTCACGACCGGGCGCGGGACGAATGGATGCTGCTGGCCCCGGAACGGGTGTTGGTGCTGGACGAGACGGCCCTGGCCGTCGTCCGCGCCACGACGGCCCGCGATGCCGGCACGGTGGGGGAGGCCATCACCCGTCTGGCCGCCGATTACGAAGCCCCGCGCGCCGACATCGCCGCCGACGTGCTGGAGATGCTGAACGACCTTCTGGCCAAGGGATACGTGGTGCCATGA
- a CDS encoding LysR substrate-binding domain-containing protein: MPSRLPPLNALRAFVAAARHVSFRLAADELCVTPGAVSRQIRALETHLGVPLFDRSRRQVQLTPAGARYFTRMAALFAQMEEATEDARGQEPPDGVRLDVIPTFAMHWLLPRLPDFRRRHPGIEVVLTTATGPVDRSARVDYAIRRDVAHFAGLAPVPLMEEVSAPIGRPGMEAPRSAADLARHTVITIRARPDLWPAWCAAQGLEPAAFPHRLEVDHTFFAIQAAEDGVGVAVVPRLFVDRPLAAGRLAEPLGPAGRVRTGQYFLLEGPGTRTAPALAFRAWLAEQAG, from the coding sequence ATGCCGTCCCGTCTCCCGCCCCTGAACGCGCTGCGCGCCTTCGTCGCCGCCGCCCGCCACGTCAGCTTCCGTCTGGCGGCGGACGAGCTGTGCGTCACCCCCGGCGCCGTCAGCCGCCAGATCCGCGCCTTGGAAACCCATCTGGGGGTGCCGCTGTTCGACCGCTCCCGCCGGCAGGTGCAGTTGACGCCCGCCGGGGCGCGCTATTTCACCCGCATGGCCGCCCTGTTCGCCCAGATGGAGGAGGCGACGGAGGACGCGCGCGGGCAGGAGCCGCCGGACGGCGTGCGGCTGGACGTGATCCCCACCTTCGCCATGCATTGGCTGCTGCCGCGGCTGCCGGATTTCCGCCGCCGCCATCCGGGGATCGAGGTGGTGCTGACCACGGCGACGGGGCCGGTGGACCGCAGCGCCCGTGTCGATTACGCCATCCGCCGCGACGTCGCCCACTTCGCCGGCTTGGCCCCGGTGCCGCTGATGGAGGAGGTCAGCGCGCCCATCGGCCGTCCGGGGATGGAGGCGCCGCGGTCGGCGGCGGATCTCGCCCGCCACACCGTCATCACCATCCGCGCCCGCCCCGACCTGTGGCCGGCGTGGTGCGCTGCCCAGGGGCTGGAGCCTGCCGCCTTCCCCCACCGGCTGGAGGTGGACCACACCTTCTTCGCCATCCAGGCGGCGGAGGACGGGGTGGGGGTGGCGGTGGTGCCGCGGCTGTTCGTGGACCGCCCGCTGGCGGCGGGCCGGCTGGCCGAACCGCTGGGGCCGGCGGGCCGGGTGCGCACCGGCCAGTATTTCCTGCTCGAAGGCCCCGGCACCCGCACGGCCCCGGCGCTGGCCTTCCGCGCGTGGCTGGCGGAGCAGGCGGGTTAG
- the pqqE gene encoding pyrroloquinoline quinone biosynthesis protein PqqE → MTCMLPAAGRTKDEPAPPFAVLAELTHRCPLRCPYCSNPLDLDPSSREMDTAAWKRVLDQAVDAGALQVHFSGGEPCVRKDLEELVAHATDIGLYTNLITSAVLMDEERLLRLRDAGLQHVQISLQDTEAAGADRVGGFKGGHARKLAVAGMVTRAGMALTINAVLHRHNIERVDDFIDLALDLKAGRIEIANVQYYGWGLVNRAALLPSHDQLIAMDTAVRARLPSLKGRIVVDYVVPDYYARRPKACMGGWARRFMNVTPSGRVLPCHAAETIPGMSFETVHERTLSEIWRDGPAFVRYRGTHWMPKPCRDCDQQEIDWGGCRCQALALAGDADAADPVCEKSSAHAAVAALRDADAAALDTPFRYRGSPAD, encoded by the coding sequence ATGACCTGCATGCTCCCCGCCGCGGGCCGTACCAAGGATGAACCGGCCCCGCCGTTCGCGGTGCTGGCGGAACTGACCCACCGCTGCCCCCTGCGCTGCCCCTATTGCTCCAACCCCCTGGACCTGGACCCGTCCAGCCGGGAGATGGACACGGCGGCGTGGAAGCGCGTGCTGGATCAGGCGGTGGACGCCGGGGCGCTGCAGGTGCATTTCTCCGGCGGCGAACCCTGCGTGCGCAAGGATCTGGAAGAACTGGTCGCCCACGCCACCGATATCGGCCTCTACACCAACCTCATCACGTCGGCCGTGCTGATGGACGAGGAACGCCTGCTGCGTCTGCGCGACGCCGGGCTTCAGCATGTGCAGATCAGCCTTCAGGACACCGAGGCGGCGGGGGCCGACCGGGTGGGCGGCTTCAAGGGCGGCCACGCCCGCAAGCTGGCCGTGGCCGGGATGGTGACGCGGGCCGGGATGGCGCTGACCATCAACGCCGTGCTGCACCGGCACAACATCGAACGGGTGGATGATTTCATCGACCTCGCCCTGGATCTCAAGGCCGGGCGGATCGAGATCGCCAACGTGCAGTATTACGGCTGGGGTCTGGTCAACCGCGCCGCCCTGCTGCCGTCGCACGATCAGTTGATCGCCATGGACACGGCGGTGCGCGCCCGGCTGCCGTCGCTGAAGGGGCGGATCGTGGTGGATTACGTGGTGCCCGACTATTACGCCCGCCGGCCCAAGGCGTGCATGGGCGGCTGGGCGCGGCGGTTCATGAACGTCACCCCCTCGGGCCGGGTGCTGCCGTGCCACGCGGCGGAAACCATCCCCGGCATGAGCTTCGAGACGGTGCACGAGCGCACCCTGTCGGAAATCTGGCGCGACGGCCCGGCCTTCGTCCGCTACCGCGGCACCCACTGGATGCCCAAGCCCTGCCGCGATTGCGACCAGCAGGAGATCGACTGGGGCGGCTGCCGCTGTCAGGCCCTGGCCCTGGCCGGCGACGCCGACGCCGCCGACCCGGTGTGCGAGAAATCCAGCGCCCACGCCGCGGTCGCGGCGCTCCGCGATGCCGACGCCGCGGCCCTGGACACGCCGTTCCGCTACCGGGGAAGCCCCGCGGACTGA
- the pqqC gene encoding pyrroloquinoline-quinone synthase PqqC, which yields MTELLSPAAFEAELRAIGERQYHDLHPFHQLLHGGKLAKGQIQAWALNRFYYQVSIPRKDLSIMARMDDPALRRTWLQRVLDHDGLGVDGQVDESKVGGIERWLRLTDGLGLDRDYVISLEGLLPATRYAVDAYVHFVRDHSLLEAVASSLTELFAPSIHRERIAGFEQNYSFANDATLSYFRKRLTEAPRDVEFGLQYVLDNARTREQQNQCLRALRFKTELLWAQLDALHHAYVTPALIPPGAFVPADMDAPRYTR from the coding sequence ATGACCGAGCTGTTGTCCCCCGCCGCGTTCGAGGCGGAACTGCGCGCCATCGGCGAACGGCAGTATCACGACCTTCACCCCTTCCACCAGCTTCTCCACGGCGGCAAGCTGGCCAAGGGGCAGATTCAGGCGTGGGCGCTGAACCGCTTCTATTATCAGGTGTCGATCCCGCGCAAGGATCTGTCGATCATGGCGCGCATGGACGATCCCGCCCTCCGCCGCACGTGGCTGCAGCGCGTGCTGGACCACGACGGGCTGGGCGTTGACGGGCAGGTGGACGAAAGCAAGGTCGGCGGCATCGAACGCTGGCTGCGCCTGACCGACGGGCTGGGGCTGGACCGCGATTACGTGATTTCGCTGGAAGGTCTGCTGCCCGCCACCCGCTACGCCGTGGACGCCTATGTCCATTTCGTGCGCGATCATTCGCTGCTGGAGGCGGTGGCCTCGTCCCTGACCGAGCTGTTCGCCCCGTCGATCCACCGCGAGCGCATCGCGGGGTTCGAGCAGAACTACAGCTTCGCCAACGACGCCACGCTGTCCTATTTCCGCAAGCGCCTGACCGAGGCACCGCGGGACGTGGAGTTCGGCCTGCAATACGTGCTGGACAACGCCCGCACCCGTGAGCAGCAGAACCAGTGCCTGCGCGCGCTGCGGTTCAAGACGGAACTGTTGTGGGCACAGCTCGATGCCCTGCATCATGCCTACGTCACCCCGGCGCTGATCCCGCCCGGCGCCTTCGTGCCGGCGGACATGGACGCGCCGCGCTACACCCGCTGA